The proteins below come from a single Lentimicrobiaceae bacterium genomic window:
- a CDS encoding ATP-binding protein, which produces MPTHIQKLISEGEHQQLDFKFGITDSKKIARSIAAFANTDGGRLLLGVKDNGAIAGVRSDEEYYMVEAGASLYCRPEVHFELKEWIENGRNVLEIIIPKSFSGPHSAPDKDGKYQVYVRVGDQNFPANGVLRKVWRKQKDPKGVYIEYSRIERTLLAYLEVNERITVSAFKKLSGYTYQRCEHILADFIVLNIINLNYSGSGVYYSLNPEYRFSTDSEK; this is translated from the coding sequence ATGCCAACACATATTCAAAAACTCATCAGCGAAGGCGAACACCAGCAACTCGATTTTAAATTCGGTATCACCGACTCGAAAAAAATTGCCCGTTCCATTGCTGCCTTTGCCAATACCGATGGCGGACGTTTACTGCTGGGCGTAAAAGACAATGGCGCCATTGCCGGTGTGCGTTCTGATGAGGAATATTATATGGTTGAAGCCGGAGCCAGCCTTTATTGCAGACCCGAGGTTCATTTTGAATTGAAAGAATGGATAGAAAACGGACGCAATGTTCTGGAAATCATTATACCAAAAAGTTTTTCAGGACCTCATTCCGCACCTGACAAAGATGGAAAATATCAGGTATATGTAAGGGTGGGCGACCAGAACTTTCCGGCCAACGGCGTATTGCGCAAAGTCTGGAGGAAACAGAAAGACCCCAAAGGGGTTTATATCGAATACTCACGTATAGAACGTACCTTGCTGGCCTATCTTGAGGTTAATGAAAGAATTACGGTCTCTGCTTTTAAAAAATTATCAGGATACACCTATCAGCGATGCGAACACATACTGGCTGATTTCATAGTTTTGAATATTATCAATCTAAATTATTCAGGCAGTGGAGTATACTATTCTCTGAATCCCGAATACAGATTCAGCACCGATAGCGAAAAGTAA
- a CDS encoding peptidase C1 → MKKQMLVSLGSIVMAASFAQTPVSNKGMFKTYEPGYYQNSILKGIEQYESTQLPVKQTATFKLDPTGLNIPTDKSTFKTIWHLPPVSQGNTNTCWSYSATSMLESDIYRLTRQEVKLSEMYTAYCEYIERAQQFVRTRGKIYIGEGSEMNAVIKIMKKYGALPYSSYSGLKPGQEFQSHEKMFNEIKAYLEGVKTSNAWNESQVVATVKSIMNHYMGEPPAAVNVKGKDYTPQQYLAEILRINPDDYVDVLSYMQQPYWKQVIFEVPDNWWGDASYYNIPLDDYMKILKKALKAGITVSIAGDVSEAGFLAREANAAMIPSFDIPSAAIDENARQFRFSNETTTDDHGMHVVGYKEMNGTTWFLFKDSGAGSRTGGIDKNPNFGYYFVHEDYVKLKMMTFLVNKEALKDLLPMFGK, encoded by the coding sequence ATGAAAAAACAAATGCTTGTTTCGCTTGGCAGTATTGTTATGGCTGCCTCTTTTGCCCAGACACCCGTTTCAAACAAAGGAATGTTTAAAACTTACGAGCCGGGCTATTATCAAAATTCAATACTTAAAGGGATTGAACAGTATGAAAGCACCCAATTGCCGGTGAAACAGACAGCCACATTTAAACTGGATCCAACAGGGCTGAACATACCAACCGATAAAAGTACATTTAAAACAATCTGGCATTTGCCTCCTGTATCGCAGGGCAACACCAACACTTGCTGGAGTTATTCAGCCACATCTATGCTCGAGTCTGACATTTATCGTCTCACCAGGCAGGAGGTTAAACTTTCGGAAATGTACACAGCTTACTGCGAGTACATTGAAAGAGCCCAACAATTTGTGCGAACCAGAGGAAAAATCTATATTGGCGAAGGCTCGGAAATGAATGCGGTGATTAAAATCATGAAAAAATACGGAGCCCTCCCCTATTCATCTTATTCAGGACTAAAACCCGGACAGGAATTTCAGTCGCATGAAAAGATGTTTAATGAAATCAAAGCATATCTTGAAGGTGTTAAAACCAGCAATGCATGGAACGAAAGTCAGGTGGTGGCCACTGTCAAAAGTATTATGAACCATTACATGGGTGAACCGCCTGCGGCTGTTAATGTAAAAGGCAAGGATTACACCCCTCAGCAATATCTGGCTGAAATCCTGCGCATCAATCCTGACGATTACGTGGATGTTCTGTCCTATATGCAACAACCTTACTGGAAACAGGTTATTTTTGAAGTGCCGGACAACTGGTGGGGCGATGCAAGCTATTACAACATTCCGCTTGACGATTACATGAAAATTTTAAAGAAAGCATTAAAAGCGGGCATCACAGTTTCTATTGCCGGCGATGTTTCAGAAGCCGGATTTTTGGCCCGTGAGGCCAATGCTGCAATGATTCCATCATTCGATATCCCTTCAGCAGCCATTGATGAAAATGCACGTCAGTTTCGTTTCAGCAATGAAACAACCACCGATGACCATGGCATGCATGTAGTCGGCTACAAAGAAATGAATGGCACAACCTGGTTTCTTTTTAAAGATTCCGGAGCAGGTTCAAGAACAGGCGGAATAGATAAAAACCCGAATTTCGGTTATTATTTCGTACATGAAGATTATGTAAAATTGAAAATGATGACTTTTCTGGTAAACAAGGAAGCCCTCAAAGATTTGCTTCCCATGTTTGGTAAATAG
- a CDS encoding arginine--tRNA ligase: protein MTIEKILTEKAAEAVQLLFQTSVDPALLAVQRTIPAFREQGDFSLVVFPLLKISRKSPEDTANMLGKVILDSMPEAESFGVVKGYLNVRIKQDYWLQFISLQENNSSFGLCAADDAKPVVVEYSSPNTNKPLHLGHIRNNLLGYSVSKLLKASGKNVLKVNLVNDRGIHICKSMLAWKLFGNGETPESSGKKGDKLVGDYYVLFDKKYKAEIAELMASGLSEEQAAQSSVFMQQAREMLVKWEARDEETIRLWEMMNGWVYKGFDITYKRLGVDFDKIYYESQTYLLGKKTVQEGLEKGILFRKDDGSVWIDLSDDGLDEKLLLRADGTSVYMTQDLGTAQLRADDFNPQSLVYVVGNEQNYHFDVLKLILKKLGRPWADSIFHLSYGMVELPEGKMKSREGTVVDADDLIDEMVATARAMTEELGKIEDFNSKEAEALYRMVGLGALKYYMLKVDPKKNMLFNPRESIDFNGNTGPFIQYTYARIKSVLRKAAIAEAANEPFTGVTLQSKEAALLILLYQFPQTVIQAAEEYSPSVIANYLFELAREYNQFYHELTILKEPDAASRALRLSLSKLTAQVIQTGLDLLGIEVPEKM, encoded by the coding sequence ATGACTATAGAAAAAATCCTGACTGAAAAGGCGGCCGAGGCTGTTCAATTGCTTTTTCAAACTTCTGTCGATCCTGCTTTACTTGCTGTTCAGCGTACCATTCCTGCCTTTCGCGAGCAAGGCGATTTCTCCCTTGTGGTATTCCCTTTGCTTAAAATATCGCGCAAATCGCCTGAAGATACAGCCAACATGCTGGGTAAAGTAATTCTTGATAGTATGCCGGAAGCCGAAAGCTTTGGCGTGGTGAAAGGTTACCTGAATGTCAGAATTAAACAGGATTACTGGTTGCAGTTTATTTCTTTGCAGGAAAACAATTCCAGCTTCGGGTTGTGTGCTGCTGATGACGCTAAACCTGTTGTGGTTGAATATTCATCACCGAATACCAATAAACCCCTCCATCTGGGTCATATTCGCAATAATCTGCTCGGATATTCAGTTTCTAAACTGTTGAAAGCCAGCGGTAAAAATGTATTAAAGGTTAATCTGGTCAACGACCGGGGAATTCATATCTGCAAGTCAATGCTGGCCTGGAAGCTGTTTGGCAATGGCGAAACGCCTGAATCATCAGGTAAGAAAGGTGATAAACTTGTGGGCGACTATTATGTGCTTTTCGATAAAAAATATAAGGCTGAGATAGCCGAATTAATGGCTTCAGGCTTATCGGAGGAACAGGCTGCCCAGTCTTCTGTTTTTATGCAGCAGGCCCGCGAAATGCTTGTTAAGTGGGAAGCCCGTGACGAAGAAACCATCAGGCTGTGGGAAATGATGAATGGATGGGTTTATAAGGGATTTGACATTACTTACAAGCGGTTGGGTGTTGATTTTGACAAGATTTACTATGAATCGCAAACCTACCTGCTGGGAAAGAAAACTGTGCAGGAAGGCCTGGAAAAAGGCATTTTATTTCGCAAAGATGATGGTTCGGTGTGGATTGATCTCTCCGATGATGGTTTGGATGAAAAGCTGCTCTTACGCGCTGACGGCACTTCGGTGTATATGACGCAGGACCTGGGAACCGCTCAGTTACGAGCCGACGATTTTAACCCTCAAAGCCTGGTTTATGTTGTTGGAAACGAGCAAAACTATCATTTTGATGTGCTTAAACTTATCCTGAAAAAGCTGGGACGCCCATGGGCCGATAGTATTTTTCATCTTTCATATGGCATGGTTGAATTGCCGGAAGGTAAAATGAAATCGCGCGAAGGAACTGTAGTGGATGCTGATGACCTGATTGATGAAATGGTTGCAACAGCACGGGCAATGACGGAAGAGTTGGGCAAGATTGAAGATTTTAACAGCAAGGAAGCCGAAGCCTTGTATCGCATGGTTGGCCTGGGCGCTCTAAAGTATTATATGCTGAAGGTGGATCCTAAAAAAAATATGCTGTTTAATCCACGCGAAAGTATTGATTTTAATGGTAATACCGGCCCTTTTATTCAGTATACCTATGCCCGGATTAAGTCAGTGCTGAGAAAAGCTGCTATTGCAGAAGCTGCCAATGAACCTTTTACAGGTGTTACGCTACAATCAAAAGAGGCGGCTTTGCTTATACTCCTGTATCAGTTCCCTCAAACAGTTATCCAGGCAGCTGAAGAATACAGCCCGTCGGTCATAGCCAATTATTTGTTTGAACTTGCCCGCGAGTACAATCAGTTTTATCATGAATTAACCATTCTTAAAGAGCCTGATGCTGCCAGCAGGGCTTTGAGATTGTCATTGTCAAAACTTACTGCGCAGGTTATTCAAACCGGACTCGATCTACTGGGGATAGAGGTGCCTGAAAAGATGTAA
- a CDS encoding metallophosphoesterase family protein: MKRIGLLSDTHSYINPKISGFFAECDEIWHAGDIGDLETAKILASIKPLKAVIGNIDGNDLKSFYPPFQEFMCEDIKVLMLHTGGYPGKYSAEARQLIKEIAPALFITGHSHILKVINDPKNKLLHINPGAAGKQGFHEISTVVRFTIDGADIRDLEIMEMPKKQ; this comes from the coding sequence ATGAAAAGAATAGGATTGCTCTCAGACACACACAGTTACATTAACCCTAAGATATCAGGCTTTTTTGCTGAATGCGATGAAATATGGCACGCCGGTGACATAGGTGACCTTGAAACCGCAAAAATACTGGCATCCATCAAGCCACTGAAAGCCGTAATTGGCAATATTGACGGAAATGACTTAAAATCGTTTTATCCCCCTTTTCAGGAATTTATGTGCGAAGACATAAAAGTGCTGATGCTGCATACCGGCGGATATCCGGGCAAATACAGTGCTGAGGCCCGTCAGTTGATTAAAGAAATAGCTCCGGCCTTGTTTATTACCGGCCATTCGCACATCCTGAAAGTAATCAACGACCCTAAAAATAAACTGCTGCACATCAATCCGGGTGCTGCCGGCAAACAGGGCTTTCATGAAATCAGCACCGTTGTCAGATTTACCATTGACGGTGCTGATATCAGAGATTTAGAAATTATGGAAATGCCTAAAAAGCAATAA
- a CDS encoding aspartate carbamoyltransferase regulatory subunit → MENENIRKELVVSAIENGTVIDHIPAKSVFRVVKMLNLEDNQTQVTIGFNLDSRKYGKKGIIKVSNMFFEKRDINKIALIAPKATLIVIKNYKVVEKLNVEIPDIIRKFVKCVNPNCITNHQQVSTQFDVIDKDELKLQCHYCEKITAKNNIEIL, encoded by the coding sequence ATGGAAAACGAAAATATTAGAAAAGAACTGGTTGTTTCGGCTATTGAAAACGGAACCGTTATTGACCATATTCCTGCTAAAAGCGTATTCAGGGTTGTAAAAATGCTTAACCTTGAAGACAACCAGACACAGGTTACCATTGGCTTTAACCTTGATAGCCGAAAATACGGAAAGAAAGGGATTATCAAAGTGAGCAATATGTTTTTTGAAAAACGCGATATCAACAAAATTGCGCTTATTGCTCCTAAAGCAACCCTGATTGTTATCAAGAACTACAAAGTAGTTGAAAAACTCAATGTAGAAATTCCTGATATTATCCGTAAGTTTGTGAAATGTGTAAACCCTAACTGTATAACCAATCATCAGCAGGTTAGCACACAGTTTGATGTTATTGACAAGGATGAGCTTAAGCTCCAGTGTCATTACTGTGAAAAAATCACTGCAAAAAATAATATCGAGATTCTTTAG
- a CDS encoding GTPase, which yields MKKNVIIIGAAGRDFHNFNTYYRGNANYNVVAFTAAQIPDIDGRKYPKELAGEDLYPAGIPIYAEQDLPKLIKELKADDCVFSYSDVPYPRVMNMSAIVNSAGANFILLGPRDTMVTSTKPVIAVGATRTGCGKSQTSRRIIEILMEKGLKVVAIRHPMPYGDLNAQKVQRFATVEDLKKHKCTIEEMEEYEPHVVRGNVIYAGVDYEAIVRAAEVDPDGCDVILWDGGNNDFPFYKPDLMIGVADPLRPGAEVSYYPGEVVARMSDVIVINKIDSASLENINAVRANLAKINPTAVVVDGASPLTVDKPELIRGKRVLVVEDGPTLTHGEMKIGAGVVAALKFGAGELVDPRPYTVGKLSETFRIYPNIGTLLPAMGYGEEQVRDLEKTIENTPCDAVVIATPIDLSRIVKINKPTVKVGYDLQEIGTPNLSGIIDEFVKKHNLVK from the coding sequence ATGAAAAAAAATGTAATTATCATCGGAGCCGCCGGAAGGGACTTCCACAATTTTAACACCTATTATCGCGGTAATGCAAACTACAATGTTGTTGCTTTCACTGCTGCACAGATTCCTGATATTGATGGTCGCAAATACCCGAAAGAATTAGCCGGAGAGGATCTTTATCCTGCCGGAATTCCTATTTATGCTGAACAGGATTTACCCAAACTGATTAAGGAATTAAAAGCTGATGATTGTGTTTTCTCATACAGCGATGTACCTTATCCCAGGGTAATGAATATGAGTGCCATCGTTAACTCGGCAGGAGCCAACTTTATTTTACTCGGCCCCAGAGATACCATGGTAACCAGTACCAAACCTGTAATCGCCGTTGGTGCAACCCGCACCGGTTGTGGCAAGAGCCAGACCAGCCGCCGCATTATTGAAATTCTGATGGAAAAAGGCCTGAAAGTAGTGGCTATTCGTCATCCAATGCCATATGGCGACCTGAATGCACAGAAAGTTCAGCGTTTTGCTACTGTTGAAGATTTGAAGAAGCACAAATGCACCATCGAAGAGATGGAAGAATACGAACCACATGTAGTTCGCGGAAACGTGATTTATGCTGGTGTTGATTACGAAGCCATTGTTCGCGCTGCAGAAGTTGATCCTGATGGTTGCGATGTTATATTGTGGGATGGTGGAAACAATGACTTCCCCTTCTACAAACCCGACCTGATGATTGGTGTTGCTGACCCCCTCCGCCCGGGTGCTGAAGTAAGCTATTATCCCGGTGAAGTGGTTGCCCGTATGTCAGATGTTATTGTTATCAATAAAATTGACTCAGCAAGCCTTGAAAACATCAATGCCGTGCGCGCCAACCTGGCAAAAATCAATCCTACTGCTGTGGTTGTTGACGGTGCTTCACCACTGACTGTTGACAAACCTGAACTTATCCGCGGCAAACGCGTATTGGTTGTTGAAGATGGACCAACCCTTACCCACGGTGAAATGAAAATCGGAGCCGGTGTTGTTGCCGCTCTTAAATTTGGTGCTGGCGAGTTGGTTGATCCACGTCCATACACCGTTGGTAAACTCAGCGAAACTTTCCGCATTTATCCTAACATCGGTACTTTGTTACCAGCTATGGGTTATGGCGAAGAGCAGGTTCGCGATCTTGAGAAAACCATTGAGAACACACCATGCGACGCAGTAGTAATTGCAACTCCTATTGATCTGAGCAGAATAGTTAAAATTAATAAACCCACCGTTAAAGTTGGTTACGACCTTCAGGAAATCGGCACTCCCAACCTTTCCGGCATTATTGATGAGTTTGTTAAAAAACACAATCTGGTTAAATAA
- a CDS encoding DUF4293 domain-containing protein, with amino-acid sequence MIQRIQTLFLVLAAVVLSMAFFFPLITYIDGQVWLEVFLKGIKDNSAPVFGLSNKLLLPLQIINGITILLAIASVFLYKNRKSQMKMVRMGIVLTLVNIALVFFYFANVLARITSMAPDFNHTAIYLILVGLVMFVMANRFIMKDEKLVKAADRLR; translated from the coding sequence ATGATTCAGCGCATTCAAACTCTCTTTTTGGTTCTGGCAGCAGTTGTTCTGTCCATGGCATTCTTTTTTCCGTTAATTACTTATATCGACGGTCAGGTTTGGCTTGAAGTTTTCCTGAAAGGGATAAAAGATAATTCAGCTCCTGTTTTCGGGCTAAGCAATAAGCTTTTGCTGCCTTTGCAGATTATAAACGGTATAACTATTTTACTGGCGATAGCTTCTGTATTTCTCTACAAGAACAGGAAGTCGCAAATGAAAATGGTAAGAATGGGTATAGTTTTAACCCTGGTAAATATTGCCCTGGTGTTTTTTTATTTTGCGAATGTTTTAGCCCGCATTACCTCAATGGCTCCTGATTTTAATCACACAGCCATTTACCTGATTCTGGTTGGCTTGGTTATGTTTGTGATGGCTAACCGGTTTATTATGAAAGACGAAAAGCTCGTGAAAGCTGCCGACCGCCTTCGTTAA
- the pyrB gene encoding aspartate carbamoyltransferase, with protein sequence MKNRSLVSINDYTKAEYLKILDLAEEFEKQPTQRILEDFVVATLFFEPSTRTRLSFESAASRLGAKVIGFSDATNSSVSKGESLKDTILTVSNYSDIIVMRHPREGSARFASEVATVPIINAGDGGNQHPTQCLLDLYSIRKTQGKLDGLNIAFVGDLKYGRTVHSDVMALCNFDTTFHLVSPVELKLPSYVKMHIKNNNLKYHQYTDLQEVMQFADIIYMTRIQKERFSDPIEYEKVKNAYILTASMLEGCKDNMRVLHPLPRVNEITEDVDSTSQAYYFQQALNGVYVRQALLATILGVK encoded by the coding sequence ATGAAAAACCGGAGCTTAGTATCCATTAACGATTACACAAAGGCTGAGTACCTGAAGATACTCGATTTGGCCGAAGAATTTGAAAAACAACCCACCCAACGGATTCTTGAAGATTTCGTGGTAGCGACTCTCTTTTTTGAACCTTCAACGCGTACGAGGCTTAGTTTTGAAAGTGCAGCCTCTCGTTTAGGAGCCAAGGTAATTGGCTTTTCTGATGCGACCAACTCCAGTGTTTCAAAAGGAGAATCGTTAAAAGATACTATTCTTACGGTAAGCAACTACAGCGACATTATTGTCATGCGCCACCCGCGCGAAGGAAGCGCCAGGTTTGCCAGTGAAGTCGCTACCGTTCCCATTATCAATGCCGGTGACGGAGGAAACCAACACCCTACGCAATGCTTGCTCGACCTCTATTCCATCCGCAAAACGCAGGGCAAGCTCGACGGGCTGAACATAGCATTTGTGGGAGATCTTAAATACGGGCGCACCGTTCATTCCGATGTGATGGCTCTTTGCAACTTCGACACCACCTTCCATCTGGTATCGCCGGTTGAACTCAAGCTGCCGAGTTACGTTAAAATGCATATCAAAAACAACAACCTGAAATACCATCAATACACCGATCTTCAGGAAGTAATGCAGTTTGCTGATATCATCTACATGACCCGCATCCAAAAAGAGCGGTTTTCCGACCCCATTGAATATGAAAAAGTTAAAAATGCTTATATCTTAACCGCCAGCATGCTCGAAGGCTGTAAAGACAATATGCGGGTTTTACACCCACTGCCAAGAGTAAATGAGATTACAGAAGATGTGGACTCAACCAGCCAGGCTTATTATTTTCAGCAAGCCCTTAATGGTGTTTATGTCAGACAAGCACTTCTGGCAACAATCTTAGGTGTAAAATAA